A single genomic interval of Granulicella tundricola MP5ACTX9 harbors:
- a CDS encoding DNA polymerase domain-containing protein, with product MPKQDPFELLEVEGHQVRITNPDKPYFTRETKLSKIDIVRYYLSVAPGALQGIQDRPIVLKRFVNGAEQEPFYQKRAPSDLPAYLRTATLSFPSGRTAEEVVVDTAPGLAWIANLGCLELHPHPVRTGDLDHPDELRVDLDPGPGVEWPDVKAVALEVEAVLKENNLIGWPKTSGSRGIHINVRIHPQWTFTEVRRAALALARAVERRVPTLATSKWWKEERHGVFLDYNQNAKDRTTCSAYSVRPLPDARVSAPLFWHEVPQVEPADFTVLTMPTRFATLGNPHAEMDANPGGLEALLELAARDESEGLGDAPWPPHFSKQEGESKRVAPSKAKSFSSQINEGFGAYRFKKQSKAAEPDQSSADPSAEAKPARKARTSRHPLITISQSPDKAAAEAGLERWKLLYPIAAAALTPEDILVDRMRGASYVWYRIRVNLKNVPEPDRPPQQTPDPDDDPTRAWKDQEPPK from the coding sequence GTGCCCAAACAAGACCCATTCGAGCTCCTCGAAGTAGAAGGCCACCAGGTCCGCATCACCAACCCGGACAAGCCCTACTTCACCCGCGAAACTAAGCTCTCCAAGATCGACATCGTCCGCTACTACCTCTCCGTAGCCCCCGGAGCCTTGCAAGGCATTCAAGACCGCCCCATCGTCCTCAAGCGCTTCGTCAACGGAGCCGAGCAGGAGCCCTTCTACCAGAAGCGAGCACCCTCAGACCTCCCCGCATATCTCCGCACCGCCACCCTATCCTTCCCCTCCGGCCGAACCGCGGAAGAGGTCGTCGTAGACACCGCACCCGGCCTCGCCTGGATCGCCAACCTCGGCTGCCTGGAACTCCACCCCCACCCCGTCCGCACCGGAGACCTTGATCATCCCGACGAGCTCCGCGTCGACCTCGACCCCGGCCCCGGCGTCGAATGGCCCGACGTAAAGGCCGTAGCCCTCGAAGTAGAAGCCGTCCTCAAGGAAAACAACCTCATCGGCTGGCCAAAAACCAGCGGCTCCCGGGGCATCCACATCAACGTCCGCATCCACCCCCAATGGACCTTCACAGAGGTCCGCCGCGCCGCCCTAGCCCTGGCCCGAGCCGTCGAACGCCGCGTCCCCACCCTCGCCACCTCCAAGTGGTGGAAGGAGGAGCGCCACGGCGTCTTCCTCGACTACAACCAGAACGCCAAAGATCGCACCACCTGCTCCGCCTACTCTGTCCGCCCGCTCCCCGACGCTCGCGTCTCCGCCCCGCTCTTCTGGCATGAGGTTCCGCAGGTAGAGCCCGCCGACTTCACCGTCCTCACCATGCCCACGCGCTTCGCCACCCTCGGCAACCCCCACGCCGAAATGGACGCCAACCCCGGCGGGCTCGAAGCCCTCCTCGAACTAGCCGCCCGAGACGAATCCGAAGGACTAGGCGACGCCCCCTGGCCCCCACACTTCTCCAAGCAGGAAGGGGAATCAAAGCGCGTAGCCCCCTCCAAGGCCAAAAGCTTCTCCAGCCAGATAAACGAAGGCTTCGGAGCCTACCGCTTCAAAAAGCAATCCAAAGCCGCCGAACCCGATCAATCTTCCGCTGATCCTTCAGCCGAAGCCAAGCCAGCCCGAAAAGCCCGGACCTCCAGGCACCCCCTCATCACCATCTCCCAATCCCCGGACAAAGCCGCAGCCGAAGCCGGCCTCGAACGCTGGAAGCTTCTTTATCCCATCGCCGCCGCCGCCCTCACCCCGGAAGACATCCTCGTAGACCGCATGCGAGGAGCCTCTTACGTCTGGTACCGCATCCGCGTGAACCTCAAAAACGTCCCCGAACCCGACCGCCCACCCCAGCAAACCCCAGATCCAGACGACGATCCCACTCGCGCCTGGAAAGACCAAGAGCCCCCAAAATAA
- the rpsD gene encoding 30S ribosomal protein S4, with protein MSNRTKFKMQRALGLELPGLGKPGALEKRNFPPGQHGQTTTRRKLTQYAVQLREKQKLLFHYGLREEQLRRFVRTARGMNSSNWIESLIALLELRLDNVVFRLGFARSIAAARQLVSHGHVLVNGKIMTIGSATLRSGTFVRLTDYAAGAMTEAARNAPRLPLPSYLQFALEGVNDHGVVRMIPTPEHVPFEFNPRQVAEYYAKRGV; from the coding sequence GTGAGCAACAGAACCAAATTCAAGATGCAGCGCGCCCTCGGGCTCGAGCTTCCCGGACTCGGCAAGCCCGGAGCCCTCGAAAAGCGAAACTTCCCTCCCGGCCAGCACGGCCAGACCACAACCCGCCGCAAGCTGACCCAATACGCAGTCCAACTCCGTGAAAAGCAGAAGCTCCTCTTCCACTACGGCCTCCGCGAAGAGCAGTTGCGCCGCTTCGTCCGCACCGCACGCGGCATGAACTCCTCCAACTGGATTGAATCCCTCATCGCCCTCCTGGAACTGCGCCTGGACAACGTCGTCTTCCGCCTCGGCTTCGCACGCAGCATCGCGGCGGCACGCCAGTTGGTCAGCCACGGCCACGTCCTGGTCAATGGCAAGATCATGACCATCGGCAGCGCCACCCTGCGCTCCGGCACCTTCGTCCGCCTTACCGACTACGCCGCCGGAGCCATGACCGAGGCCGCCCGCAACGCACCCCGCCTGCCCCTGCCCAGCTACCTCCAGTTCGCCCTCGAAGGCGTCAACGACCACGGCGTAGTCCGCATGATCCCCACCCCCGAGCACGTCCCCTTCGAATTCAACCCTCGGCAGGTCGCCGAGTACTACGCAAAACGAGGAGTCTAA
- a CDS encoding Fic/DOC family protein: MELSILDPFGDYESAGYLRNVYGLHDLERVGHLETASFREEVLGATRHLRRISVLRYEDVLETHRRLFLALYPWAGQDRFATAPTIAIAKGGYNNLFSHPAECRLAAEYALRLGQDVKYLRAQAGEVFGYLAHSHPFLEGNGRTILTVFAELTRRAGFYVVWEDIDKREFLDRLTDELLQPGKGIMDQLILPYVRAGALTAEMTARRLRVRFQL, from the coding sequence ATGGAACTTTCGATCCTCGACCCGTTTGGGGACTATGAGAGTGCTGGCTATCTGCGGAATGTCTACGGTCTACATGACCTGGAGCGTGTCGGCCACCTTGAGACTGCATCTTTTCGGGAGGAGGTGCTTGGGGCGACCAGGCATCTTCGGCGTATCTCCGTGCTTCGATACGAAGATGTTCTGGAGACGCATCGCCGGCTTTTCCTTGCTCTCTATCCTTGGGCTGGGCAAGACCGCTTTGCTACAGCTCCGACGATTGCGATTGCCAAGGGTGGTTATAACAACCTCTTCTCGCATCCGGCGGAGTGCAGGCTTGCTGCTGAGTATGCGTTGCGGCTTGGGCAGGATGTGAAGTATCTTCGCGCTCAAGCTGGTGAGGTGTTTGGGTATCTGGCTCACTCGCATCCGTTTCTTGAGGGCAATGGACGGACGATTCTGACGGTGTTTGCGGAGCTTACTCGGAGGGCTGGATTCTATGTGGTCTGGGAGGACATTGATAAGAGGGAGTTTCTGGATAGGCTTACTGATGAGTTGTTGCAGCCGGGCAAAGGGATTATGGATCAGCTTATTCTGCCGTATGTGCGGGCGGGTGCGCTTACGGCGGAGATGACTGCACGGCGGTTGCGGGTGAGGTTTCAACTGTAG
- a CDS encoding fused MFS/spermidine synthase encodes MTSNRLLYGVTIFTSAFLLFLVEPMAAKALLPILGGSSAVWITCLVFFQTMLLAGYLYAHWLSRGGPRHRLAHLILLAAAIVALALATHITPSGSSAHPILTIFRTLTITIGLPFLLLASTSPLLQVWLSRRESSTVPYRLFALSNLGSLLGLLAYPILIEPHLTLRAQHALWTAAFTLFAILSTLITTRSQSPTSTPIQSPTYIPTTPRTRLLWFLLPMTAAVQLAAVTAHLTSNVAAIPLLWMLPLAAYLLSFILAFETPRLYQRSIILRVLVIMIASLAWLLTKTDVSLPIGIAIPFFLIELFLAAFFAHAEAHKIRPSTPQESTLFYLLVAAGGVAGTFFVGILSPLLFRSNYDLALAFLLTSALAAYITWREAPAYRILWSAATLGMIALIVALHIAYARQALFQGRNFYGTLRVLRESSPAGPVRMLMNGTIQHGTQILDRPDLETTPTTYYAEDSGAGLAIRSIPTDHPRNIGVIGLGVGTLAAYGTPAYGGRPGDHIHFYEINPLVKPIASYWFWYMRNTQAQVAITEGDGRASLHAAPPQHFDVLVIDAFSGDAIPLHLLTIEAMQEYRRHLAPGGVLAFHVSNQYLNLAPEIAALAQAVNMTPRRIESPAQPQRGEYLATWVLAADTPTYFDQPLLATHTTPIATTLKPWTDDYSALLPVVEWGYR; translated from the coding sequence TTGACCTCTAACCGCCTCCTCTACGGCGTCACCATCTTCACCTCCGCCTTCCTCCTCTTCCTGGTCGAGCCCATGGCCGCCAAGGCCCTCCTCCCCATCCTCGGAGGCTCCTCCGCCGTCTGGATCACCTGCCTCGTCTTCTTCCAGACCATGCTCCTCGCCGGCTACCTCTACGCCCATTGGCTCAGCCGAGGCGGCCCCCGTCACCGCCTCGCCCACCTCATCCTCCTCGCCGCCGCCATCGTCGCCCTGGCCCTCGCCACCCACATCACCCCATCAGGCTCGTCCGCCCATCCCATCCTCACCATCTTCCGAACCCTCACCATCACCATCGGCCTCCCATTCCTGCTCCTCGCCTCCACCAGCCCCCTACTCCAGGTCTGGCTCTCCCGTCGCGAGAGCTCCACCGTCCCCTACCGCCTCTTCGCCCTCTCGAACCTCGGCTCCCTCCTCGGTCTCCTCGCCTACCCCATCCTCATCGAGCCCCACCTCACCCTCCGCGCCCAGCACGCCCTCTGGACCGCCGCCTTCACCCTCTTCGCCATCCTCTCCACCCTCATCACCACCCGCAGCCAATCCCCCACATCCACCCCAATCCAAAGCCCCACCTACATCCCCACCACCCCGAGAACCCGCCTCCTCTGGTTCCTCCTCCCCATGACCGCCGCCGTCCAGCTCGCCGCCGTCACCGCCCACCTCACCTCGAACGTCGCCGCCATCCCCCTCCTCTGGATGCTCCCCCTCGCCGCCTATCTCCTCTCCTTCATCCTCGCCTTCGAGACCCCCCGCCTCTACCAGCGCTCCATCATCCTCCGCGTCCTCGTCATCATGATCGCCTCGCTCGCCTGGCTCCTCACCAAGACCGACGTATCCCTCCCCATCGGCATCGCCATCCCCTTCTTCCTCATCGAGCTCTTCCTAGCCGCCTTCTTCGCCCACGCCGAAGCCCACAAAATACGCCCCAGCACCCCCCAGGAATCCACCCTGTTCTATCTCCTGGTAGCCGCCGGAGGAGTAGCCGGGACGTTCTTCGTCGGCATCCTCTCCCCGCTCCTCTTCCGCAGCAACTACGACCTCGCCCTGGCCTTCCTCCTCACCTCCGCCCTGGCCGCCTACATCACGTGGCGAGAAGCACCCGCCTATCGCATCCTCTGGTCCGCCGCCACCCTCGGCATGATCGCGCTGATCGTAGCTCTGCACATCGCCTACGCCCGCCAGGCCCTCTTCCAGGGCCGCAACTTCTACGGCACCCTCCGCGTCCTGCGCGAGTCCTCCCCCGCCGGCCCCGTCCGCATGCTCATGAACGGCACCATCCAGCACGGCACCCAAATCCTCGACCGCCCCGACCTGGAAACCACCCCCACCACCTACTACGCCGAAGACTCCGGAGCAGGCCTCGCCATCCGCAGCATTCCCACCGACCACCCGCGCAACATAGGAGTCATAGGCCTCGGCGTAGGCACCCTCGCCGCCTACGGCACCCCCGCATACGGCGGCCGCCCCGGCGACCACATCCACTTCTACGAGATCAACCCCCTCGTCAAACCCATCGCGAGCTACTGGTTCTGGTACATGCGCAACACCCAGGCCCAGGTCGCCATCACAGAAGGCGACGGCCGCGCCTCCCTCCACGCCGCCCCACCCCAGCACTTTGACGTCCTCGTCATCGACGCCTTCTCCGGCGACGCCATCCCCCTCCACCTCCTCACCATAGAGGCCATGCAGGAGTACCGCCGCCACCTCGCCCCCGGCGGCGTCCTCGCCTTCCACGTCTCCAACCAGTACCTGAATCTAGCTCCCGAAATCGCCGCCCTGGCCCAGGCCGTCAACATGACCCCTCGCCGCATAGAAAGCCCCGCCCAACCCCAGCGCGGCGAATACCTAGCCACCTGGGTCCTGGCCGCCGACACCCCCACCTACTTCGACCAACCCCTCCTAGCCACCCACACCACCCCCATCGCCACCACCCTCAAACCCTGGACCGACGACTACTCCGCCCTGCTCCCCGTAGTCGAATGGGGCTACCGCTAG
- a CDS encoding polysaccharide deacetylase family protein, with the protein MRCWAVVLLGFICLGAASGQQMAITFDDLPAHGSLPPHETRLQVAESILKTLEAEKMPPVYGFINAVGVSSTPKEEVVLKAWRAAGQPLGNHTWSHPSLEAVSAGAFEQEIAKNEPMLKKYMDGQDWHWFRYPFLYEGETLEKRRAVRGWLAGHGYRIAEVNMDFGDYLWNDPYARCSAKGDKAAITRLHDSYLATADEYVGVFRKASAMVYGRDVKYILLMHIGAFDARMLPELLALYRARGFSFISLEEAEKDPAYADDPDIGVRGGGAQVELMMAKKKLRFPANHKPDKELEKMCR; encoded by the coding sequence ATGAGATGTTGGGCTGTGGTGCTGTTGGGCTTTATCTGTTTGGGGGCTGCGAGTGGGCAGCAGATGGCGATTACGTTCGACGATCTGCCGGCGCATGGGAGTCTGCCGCCGCATGAGACGCGGCTGCAGGTGGCGGAGTCGATTTTGAAGACGCTGGAGGCGGAGAAGATGCCGCCGGTGTATGGGTTCATCAATGCAGTTGGGGTATCGTCGACGCCGAAGGAAGAGGTGGTGCTGAAGGCGTGGCGGGCGGCGGGGCAGCCGCTGGGGAACCATACATGGAGTCATCCGAGCCTGGAGGCGGTTTCTGCGGGGGCGTTTGAGCAGGAGATTGCGAAGAACGAACCGATGCTGAAGAAGTATATGGATGGGCAGGACTGGCATTGGTTCCGGTACCCGTTTCTGTATGAGGGCGAGACGCTGGAAAAGCGGCGGGCGGTGCGGGGGTGGCTGGCGGGGCATGGGTACAGGATCGCCGAGGTGAACATGGACTTTGGGGACTACCTGTGGAATGACCCTTATGCTCGCTGCTCGGCTAAGGGAGATAAGGCTGCGATTACGAGGCTGCACGACAGCTACCTGGCGACGGCGGATGAGTATGTCGGGGTGTTTCGGAAGGCTTCTGCGATGGTTTACGGGAGGGATGTTAAGTACATTCTGCTGATGCATATTGGGGCGTTCGATGCGCGGATGCTGCCGGAGCTGCTGGCGCTTTACCGGGCTCGGGGATTCAGCTTTATCAGTTTGGAGGAGGCTGAGAAGGACCCGGCGTATGCGGATGATCCGGATATCGGGGTGCGTGGGGGCGGGGCGCAGGTGGAGTTGATGATGGCGAAGAAGAAGCTTAGGTTTCCGGCGAATCATAAGCCGGATAAGGAGCTGGAGAAGATGTGCCGGTGA
- a CDS encoding S9 family peptidase: protein MSNPLIPPMIPRSVIFDHPQMDHAQLSPNGKMIAYLAPAAGKLSVWVRTIGQADDRVVAQDPRRPIPWAQWQGDGEHVLYLQDSEGDENYHLFRVNLLGGEPQDLTPGSNLRALPLALDYQFPNEGLVTLNARNARLMDVHRLDFAAKSNTLDTENPGDVLLWLADNELRVRAAVAQVADGSFVIRVRDADGSDWRLLDEIPFADGRPRLVAFSPDNQCLYVITAKDADTHRLVQYEVSSGAVTTLFEDPEYDVERVYIEPGTRKIGAVAILREKLVWTALSVSCEAALRSFKELDPGEFSFVAGTGRGDALILQCQGDIIPDKYYLYDLEQHSASLLFHTRPKLLDYTLAAMKPITCTARDGLQLSGYLTLPVGIEPHGLPTVLYVHGGPWHRDRWGFDPVVQWLANRGYAVLQVNFRGSTGYGKAFLNAGNREWAGTMRTDLLDAHDWAIAEGYADPERFAIFGMSYGGYATLTALAWTPDAFCCGIDVVGPSDLTTFMASIPSYWEPMRKLLEERVGDNDDFLKSQSPLYRASAIRAPLLIAQGANDPRVKKRESDQIVDALRESGTEVEYLVYENEGHGLAHQENLHHFAGVAEMFLARHLGGRAEAPPDLPGQ from the coding sequence ATGAGCAACCCCCTGATCCCACCCATGATTCCCCGCTCCGTAATCTTCGACCACCCTCAGATGGACCACGCACAGCTCTCTCCCAACGGGAAGATGATCGCCTACCTCGCGCCCGCCGCTGGCAAGTTGAGTGTCTGGGTCAGGACCATCGGACAAGCAGACGATCGCGTCGTGGCGCAGGACCCGCGGCGTCCCATTCCCTGGGCTCAATGGCAGGGGGATGGGGAACACGTTCTTTATCTTCAGGATTCCGAGGGAGACGAAAACTATCACCTGTTCCGGGTGAATCTGCTGGGCGGCGAACCGCAGGATCTTACGCCGGGCAGCAATCTCCGGGCCCTTCCTCTAGCGCTTGACTATCAGTTTCCGAATGAAGGTCTGGTCACGCTGAATGCGCGTAACGCCCGCCTCATGGATGTGCATCGCCTTGACTTTGCTGCCAAGTCCAATACACTCGACACCGAAAATCCCGGTGATGTCCTCCTGTGGCTTGCCGACAATGAACTGCGGGTTCGCGCCGCAGTAGCACAGGTAGCCGATGGCAGTTTCGTCATCCGCGTGCGAGATGCGGACGGTTCAGACTGGAGACTTCTGGACGAGATCCCATTCGCCGATGGCAGGCCTCGCCTGGTTGCCTTTTCACCGGACAACCAGTGTCTCTATGTCATCACCGCGAAGGACGCCGATACCCACCGTCTCGTTCAATATGAGGTAAGCAGCGGAGCCGTCACAACGCTCTTTGAAGATCCGGAATATGACGTGGAGAGGGTTTACATCGAACCCGGCACGCGGAAGATCGGCGCTGTCGCCATCTTGCGGGAAAAGCTCGTTTGGACTGCGCTGTCCGTCTCGTGCGAAGCGGCTCTAAGGAGCTTCAAAGAATTGGACCCAGGCGAGTTCTCCTTCGTTGCTGGGACGGGGCGCGGAGACGCCCTGATCCTGCAATGTCAGGGCGACATCATACCGGACAAGTATTACCTTTACGATCTTGAGCAGCATTCCGCAAGTCTGCTCTTCCATACCCGGCCGAAGCTCCTGGACTACACGCTTGCCGCAATGAAACCGATCACATGTACGGCTCGAGACGGATTGCAACTCAGCGGCTACCTCACCTTGCCTGTCGGGATTGAGCCACACGGGCTGCCGACCGTGCTGTACGTACACGGCGGCCCCTGGCATCGCGATCGTTGGGGCTTTGATCCGGTCGTGCAATGGCTTGCCAATCGAGGCTATGCCGTCCTGCAGGTGAACTTCCGCGGTTCGACCGGCTATGGAAAAGCGTTCCTGAATGCAGGCAATCGCGAGTGGGCCGGAACCATGCGAACCGACTTGCTGGATGCACATGACTGGGCCATTGCAGAGGGCTATGCGGACCCGGAACGATTTGCGATCTTCGGCATGAGTTATGGCGGTTATGCCACGCTCACCGCGCTCGCCTGGACGCCGGACGCATTCTGCTGCGGCATCGATGTCGTCGGTCCTTCCGATCTGACGACGTTCATGGCTTCGATCCCCTCTTACTGGGAGCCGATGCGCAAGCTCCTGGAAGAACGCGTAGGCGACAATGACGACTTCCTGAAATCGCAGTCACCGCTCTACCGGGCTTCGGCGATTCGCGCGCCCCTCCTGATCGCCCAGGGCGCAAACGATCCCAGGGTGAAGAAGCGTGAAAGCGACCAGATCGTTGATGCGCTCCGCGAGTCGGGTACAGAGGTTGAGTACCTCGTGTACGAGAATGAGGGACATGGTCTCGCGCATCAGGAAAATCTTCACCACTTCGCTGGCGTAGCGGAGATGTTCTTAGCCCGCCACCTGGGTGGCCGGGCCGAAGCGCCACCAGATCTTCCTGGTCAATGA
- a CDS encoding TetR/AcrR family transcriptional regulator — MTKGFLQPQQQRSRETLARLITATLTTLEEHGLEGATIARIAGVAKIAPASVYRRFRDRDALYRVALLHVLERAADQDVVNEHSGGQTLEAHVHRIVSLTLQQFTLQPGLMRALTRFVESDSDEEFRTRALRSISISYERLTDGLLAYRERIVNPDPRKAITFALLTMGTVIEVRALEQVSMWNELTQLSDEDFVTEVSRSFLGYLGYSGSDVVER, encoded by the coding sequence ATGACAAAGGGCTTCCTCCAACCGCAGCAGCAGCGGAGCCGCGAAACACTGGCGCGGCTGATCACCGCTACGCTCACGACCCTGGAAGAGCATGGCTTGGAGGGGGCGACGATCGCCCGAATCGCAGGCGTGGCGAAAATCGCGCCGGCGAGCGTCTATCGACGGTTTCGTGACAGGGATGCACTCTACCGGGTAGCTCTGCTGCATGTGCTGGAACGGGCGGCAGATCAGGATGTCGTGAACGAGCACTCCGGTGGGCAGACGCTAGAGGCTCATGTTCATCGAATCGTCTCCTTGACGCTGCAGCAGTTCACGTTGCAGCCGGGGCTTATGCGGGCTCTGACGAGATTTGTGGAGTCAGACTCGGACGAAGAGTTTCGGACCAGGGCGTTGCGGAGCATTTCGATCAGCTACGAACGTCTCACGGACGGGCTCCTTGCCTACCGCGAGCGGATAGTGAATCCCGATCCACGCAAAGCAATCACCTTTGCGCTCCTCACGATGGGTACCGTGATCGAAGTCCGTGCGCTGGAGCAGGTCTCCATGTGGAACGAGTTGACGCAGCTCAGTGACGAGGATTTTGTGACAGAGGTCTCGCGGAGCTTTCTTGGATATCTCGGATACTCAGGGTCTGATGTCGTCGAACGTTAG
- a CDS encoding tannase/feruloyl esterase family alpha/beta hydrolase, with amino-acid sequence MRSILIPLALLISSAAAHAATCASLAALSLPDTTITHAEAVPPGPLKPPYGDPIASLPAFCRVTGILRPTPDSEIRFEVWLPEKEAPKGKPAWNHRLLDVGNGGFAGTIAYGQMASNLRKGYATAGTDTGHQAEAEDASWAYHHPEKIKDFGYRALHLTTQRAKTILAAYYGEPQKKAYFDACSDGGREALMEAQRFPEDYDGILAGAPANNWTGLLSAGVDVSHTVIAHPEGYISSFKLRAINTAVLNACDAQDGLKDGLLNDPRTCHFDPATLLCKSGDELTCLTAPQVASLSKIYAGGHDSTGNPIFPGLMPGGEADWRDWITGGGPSESRYMLNFFRYMVYDDPAWSPLAAAVDASVRTAHEKMAEPLNATNPDLAPFIAHGGKLLLYHGWNDPAISPLNTIAYYQQVVAKVGPAQAEAAVKLYMVPGMGHCAGGPGPSGFGQIGLPSPGAGAIDQLQDWVETGKAPTSIIAAKYTADRKIQMTRPLCPYPQLAQYTGKGSTEDSTNFTCAAPPQ; translated from the coding sequence ATGCGATCCATCCTCATTCCTCTCGCTCTCCTCATCTCCTCCGCCGCCGCCCACGCAGCAACCTGCGCCAGCCTCGCCGCCCTCTCCCTGCCCGACACCACCATCACCCACGCAGAAGCCGTCCCACCCGGCCCCCTCAAGCCGCCCTACGGCGACCCCATCGCATCCCTCCCCGCCTTCTGCCGAGTCACCGGCATCCTCCGCCCCACACCTGACTCCGAAATTCGCTTCGAAGTTTGGCTCCCAGAAAAGGAAGCCCCCAAGGGCAAACCAGCCTGGAATCATCGCCTCCTCGACGTAGGCAACGGAGGCTTCGCCGGAACCATCGCCTACGGTCAGATGGCCAGCAACCTCCGCAAGGGCTACGCCACCGCAGGCACCGACACCGGCCACCAGGCCGAAGCCGAAGACGCAAGCTGGGCCTATCATCACCCGGAGAAGATCAAGGACTTCGGCTACCGTGCCCTGCACCTGACCACTCAGCGCGCCAAGACCATCCTCGCCGCCTACTACGGCGAGCCCCAGAAAAAAGCCTACTTCGACGCCTGCTCCGACGGCGGCCGCGAAGCCCTCATGGAGGCCCAGCGCTTCCCGGAAGACTACGACGGCATCCTCGCCGGTGCCCCCGCCAACAACTGGACTGGTCTCCTCTCCGCCGGCGTCGACGTCAGCCACACCGTCATCGCCCACCCCGAAGGCTACATCTCTTCCTTCAAGCTCCGAGCCATCAACACCGCTGTACTCAACGCCTGCGACGCACAGGACGGACTCAAGGACGGACTCCTCAACGACCCGCGCACCTGCCATTTCGATCCCGCCACCCTCCTCTGCAAGTCAGGCGACGAGCTCACCTGCCTCACCGCCCCCCAGGTCGCATCTCTCAGCAAGATCTACGCCGGCGGCCACGACTCCACCGGCAACCCCATCTTCCCCGGCCTCATGCCCGGCGGTGAAGCCGACTGGCGCGATTGGATCACCGGCGGCGGCCCCTCGGAGAGCCGTTACATGCTCAACTTCTTCCGCTACATGGTCTACGACGACCCCGCCTGGTCGCCCCTCGCCGCTGCAGTCGACGCCTCCGTCCGCACCGCCCACGAAAAGATGGCCGAGCCCCTCAACGCCACCAACCCGGATCTCGCCCCCTTCATCGCCCACGGCGGCAAGCTCCTCCTCTACCACGGCTGGAACGACCCGGCCATCTCCCCGCTCAACACCATCGCCTACTACCAGCAGGTCGTCGCCAAGGTAGGCCCCGCCCAGGCCGAAGCTGCCGTGAAGCTCTACATGGTGCCCGGCATGGGCCACTGTGCCGGCGGCCCCGGCCCCAGCGGCTTCGGCCAGATCGGCCTTCCCTCCCCCGGCGCAGGTGCAATCGATCAGCTTCAAGACTGGGTAGAGACCGGCAAAGCCCCCACCTCCATCATCGCCGCAAAGTACACCGCGGACAGAAAGATTCAGATGACCCGCCCCCTCTGCCCCTACCCACAGCTCGCCCAATACACAGGCAAAGGAAGCACCGAAGACAGCACCAACTTCACCTGCGCCGCACCACCCCAATAA
- a CDS encoding transaldolase: MPSLLEQLKTMTTVVADSGDINSIKQFKPTDSTTNPSLIAAAAALPEYQSIVDDVLKTAQKELGSNADDKEVAAHAFKTLAVAFGRKILDIVPGRVSTEVDARLSFDKEKTIEQAHDIIAQYDAAGIGRERVLIKIASTWEGIKAAEQLETEGIHCNLTLLFGLHQAIACAEAKVTLISPFVGRILDWYKKDTGKDYTGSEDPGVQSVTTIYNYYKKFGYKTVVMGASFRNIGEITELAGCDLLTIAPKLLAELEASQDTLTRKLDASKSASMDIQKIPMDKETFEKMHAEDRMAHDKLKEGIEGFSKALEDLEKLLAKRLSEIKEPVSA; encoded by the coding sequence GTGCCGAGCCTACTCGAACAACTGAAAACGATGACCACCGTAGTCGCTGACAGCGGCGACATCAACTCCATCAAGCAGTTCAAGCCCACCGACTCGACCACGAACCCATCCCTGATCGCAGCCGCCGCCGCGCTCCCCGAGTACCAGTCCATCGTCGACGACGTCCTCAAGACCGCCCAGAAGGAGCTCGGCTCCAACGCGGACGACAAGGAAGTCGCAGCCCACGCCTTCAAGACCCTCGCCGTAGCCTTCGGCCGCAAGATCCTCGATATCGTCCCCGGCCGTGTCTCCACGGAAGTCGACGCACGCCTCTCCTTCGACAAGGAGAAGACCATCGAGCAGGCCCACGACATCATCGCCCAGTACGATGCAGCCGGCATCGGCCGTGAGCGCGTCCTCATCAAGATCGCCAGCACCTGGGAAGGAATCAAGGCAGCCGAGCAGCTCGAGACCGAGGGCATCCACTGCAACCTGACTCTCCTCTTCGGTCTCCACCAGGCCATCGCCTGCGCGGAAGCCAAGGTCACCCTCATCTCGCCCTTCGTCGGTCGCATTCTTGACTGGTACAAGAAGGACACCGGCAAGGACTACACCGGCTCAGAAGACCCCGGCGTACAGTCCGTCACCACCATCTACAACTACTACAAGAAGTTCGGTTACAAGACCGTCGTCATGGGCGCGAGCTTCCGCAACATCGGTGAGATCACCGAGCTCGCCGGCTGCGACCTCCTCACCATCGCCCCCAAGCTCCTCGCCGAGCTCGAAGCCAGCCAGGACACCCTCACCAGGAAGCTTGACGCCTCAAAGTCCGCCTCCATGGACATCCAGAAGATCCCCATGGACAAGGAGACCTTCGAGAAGATGCACGCCGAGGACCGCATGGCTCACGACAAGCTCAAGGAAGGCATCGAAGGCTTCTCCAAGGCCCTCGAAGACCTCGAAAAGCTCCTCGCCAAGCGCCTCAGCGAGATCAAAGAACCCGTCAGCGCCTAA